The stretch of DNA ttataataatttggagggagggggtttacattttccatttcaagagaggctcctgcctttcttagcagacacctgtctttcaaaacAAGACAACAGAATTCTCATTTGTCTTTCATATTTGCTGTTACTATTTTATTCTAAAACAAAGAGCAGCGTTCTCATTTCAGGAAGTTCAAAAATCAGCATTCATTACAGCTTTTCCTACCTCAAATGTGAGCAGTGGAACTACAATTGTCATCCAGCTGACAGCCATGGTTATGTGTGTCCTCCTTTGCTCAGCAATCACATCCATGGAGCGCAGGAACAGCACAGACCACACGATGTAATAGAGAACAACaaggcacaggaaggacatcAAGATCCACAGTGGAACACAGACAACCTGAAAGAaagacaccttttttttttgtttcagttgtgGGGatggttttgctggtttttttttaaataaagagcGTCTATGTATTAAGCCTAAACAAGAAAATTAGGTCTTCAACCAATATGTCTAACAGAAGGGTATCAAACTCATGTGTTGTTTCAAGACAAATCAGTTCAGGGGTTCCCCAACTTTCTAAACCCCATCAAGttgaaacaatttaaaattaggACAATGTAGTTCAACTTTGCTAAGACTTCTGTGATTTTGCCTGGGCTCAAACTGTACTTGAAACTGATTTTTAGCAAGTACTTCCTACAATGGATACTTACTTTAAAAGGTTTCAATCCTTTctcaagttgttttttttttttacaacagaAAGGACAGACATAACCATGCCAATGTAAGTTTTATGGTAGTTCACAAAAACCCAGACACAGAAACAGCGCTTTTGTATTCTAAATGCATTTGGGACAGGACATCTCAGCAGTTTTGACAGTGACTACCTGCAGAGTAAGTGGATTTACATTCATGCtaacacaataaataaaattagttaTTTACCAATACATTCTCTAACTCACCAATAATTATCATGGCTTGTTTAGCGTTCCTATTGGGAACTTTGGGTGAGAATTTCCCTTTCAACTGCTGGCCAGAGCTTAATTGCAGTTGATGGCACATTCCTCATCCCACAGATGATGACATGCTCAAAGAACAGCCTCTGATTCCCATGACCACTGAATAAAATGCCAGACATTCAGTGAAGGATTGCTAAGCAAGCAAAAATGGGATCATGGACTGATCATGTATAACTGTTCCCTAGAATAAATACCTTAATGAAATTCAGCATTTAAACAAAGACAAGAAGACTGGTTACATACAAGCCATGGCCATCTGATGATCTCATCTAGTCTGAGTGCAATAAATATGAACTGCAGAATATTGACCGAGCACAAGATTTCCagctagaaaaagaaaaaaacattagtTAACTCTTAGTATGATAAACTTATTTCCAGAATAACCAATGAACCTGTCAAACCACTTCTCTGACCCCATTCCTATCagtgaaatatgaaaatttatttgcatttacattttctatTACTAAACATCCCTACATTTGTGTGGGTGTGATCCCAACCACATAATGTAGAGTCAGCTGTTTTCAAGATCTTcctagtattaaaaaaaaaaggcacttagAGTACttagagaaataagaaaagccAAACTAATCAGAATGAAAAAAGCAAGGTATCAGAAAACAACTGTACTTTTCATACAAGAAATGCCGCTAGAATTAAATTAAGTAGTAAAAAGACCTTCAACTTAAAAGTAGCAAAACTAATCTTCTGGAATATTTCATAGTTTCAGTAATAGGCAGAACTACCAACAGTCCAAATTAAAAGtctaaataaaatcaaaagctCTAtctagggaaaaataaattcatggaATATTGGAATATGACATccaaattcaaataatttactGTATAATTgagagatattttaaattacactgAAGACATGGGTTTTgtggcagcagagaaaaacagtaCTTCTCATTAAAATGTTAGTGAAAGGTTTTCATGAGTCCTGCTTGCCACTATGAGAAATAGCCCTTCATtataccttttttaaaaaaaatctgtgcctAGCTTGAACAAAGTGAGACAATGAAACACCATCACACACGGCAAGATTCTATTTCCAAAGTTTATGGGCAGCCCTACAATGGGTAGGATTTTCAGAGACCACAGAATTATTACCTGAAAAGTCTAACTGAAGCTTTTTTGAATGCAAGCTACAATCAttacttattttaataaaaagcatgCAGTTATGTAAGGCCTCTTTTAAATGTAATATTTCTCTGAAGACAGACACTACGTGCTACTTTTCACTAACATACATGATTGTGTTGACTGTGATCTGGAAAAATGCCTTTGAAAGTTACAGTGCAGAGTCAAAAATCCAACAGGCAGCAGGCACTTGCCAGCTTCAGGGGCCACACCAAAGACTCCACTGTTCAACTATTACTttgaaaagactgaaaaagtagatttaattttttttaaattttatttatttattttttttaaattttttggctTTCTTAAAAGAATAAACCACCAACCCCGCCCCCCGCTCAAGCGTAAGACGAAGCAACCAGAAAGCTGCAagagcaaagagagaaaaatataaaaatcagagGATTGACTGTAAATAATTTCTAGAATCAAGTTAACATATTAGATCTATATGCTAAGTGCACACATATTTTGCAGTGCTCACAACTTAATAAATTCAACATGCTTTAAATAGTGCTTTACTGACTATAAAAGAGCGTAACACATAAAAGGAAGCATTTTCTGAGCCCACCATGATAGAGAGACAAAAATCCAGCTTGTACTTACTGATCACCTAATCAGATGGAGAACAGGAATGAAAAGATAATATATTTCAGATTAAATActtatgaaaataataatagatTAACAACTGCTTTGATTACTCAAGTCAAAAACTGATGTCCTGGATTAAAGGCAGACCCCTTGTGTTTCTAGcaaataaaagggaaataatgAAATCTTCACAGAGTGAAAAGAAGATAAAGCGGAACAGCACTAAGTGAAGATGActaagagtaaaaaaaaaataataaaaattagttGAGACAGCTGTTGCCTTTTATGGATTCCACTTTTTCCTGCCAGTACTTAGCAGCTGTGCAGTCAATGGGCAATCAAGCATCATCCAATAGATGGCAAGCACCTCCACACAAATTTTACTTTTAGCAATGGTTAACTGGTAACAGAAccctgcaaaataaaattctattgGCAAATGTTTCAAAATGAATTTAGGATATCAGTTTACCAGCCATCATCAACAATCACTTAccaaaaatgtttctctctAATGAAAAACTCATCTTATGCTAATGTTAGAGAAACAGGCCCTTGAAATTAAAGTACCTGAAAAAGCTGTACCTCatctaaaaaaatcagatttttaactGTCATGGGGTAGTTTGAGGACATAGCAAAGCAAaaaactccttaaaaaaaacaatattaaatCTAAATTCATTGCAAAAAGTCACAAGGGAGCACCTTGAGAATCCTTACAAGGTTCTTCCAAAACCAAAGGGAGTTAGAGATAAGATAGAggccaaaaataaaaccttaatgTTACTGCCTACCTTCCACATTCCCAAATAAAAGATTAAACACACAGATTGTGATAATAAGACATTTTCACTCTTGATTATGTGGGGCTCTGGAAACTCAATTCTGCCTAGAGATAATGGTTTGCAAGCAGcggaatttttttctgttgtttccatCTAAGTGTGGTATTGTGTTATACTTCAGCATTCCTGACAAGTTATTTTAAcacaaaataatataaaagcaGGTTCAAAACATACTGCAATTTGGTAGTTGAAAAAACTAGAAGATTCTAGAAAAAGTTGTATTATTCCTGACCCTGATTTCACTCCCATTTGCAGGTGAGTGCAATTAATTGGACTGATGTAGCCTTCTATATTGTGCTTTCCTGAGAGACAAACTGCCACAGAATTGATCCCAGGTCCTGCCTTGCCACGACACTTACACATCAAAAATGAAGCCTCACCTCCAGAGACCTATCATGTCGGAATCCCCACACACAAGCTGCAACTGAGACTGGAGACACAAAGAACAGTGGCATGAAGACCAGAAGCCAGAAATGGGTTCCTCTTTCAATCCTGTCACACACCAGGACTTCAAACATCAGCAATAGCAGGTGGATGCCTACTGCAATTAACATAGCTTTGAACTCCACACAGGTTTCTCCTTCTGCTCTGAAGAGAGGATAAGGAAGAATTTACTTGCCTGTAAGAAAACACATTACCCTGCAAACATCCCAGGACATTTGTCTGAGCTTCAGATAttaacatttgtttttaataaacatACACATTATATCCATTAAACTCCACTCCTGATGACCTAAGCAGATTTCTTGCCAATAAAGCTGCACATTGAAAGTATTTTAGTCAAAGAGTGCAGTGGGATTTTTACaatttaagaaatttttaagAAAGGATTCCATAGCTGGGCAGATAGAATACGATTTCTTTCCTAGCATATCAACAGTCAAGCTATCATGCAGGCTGTTAGGAAATAAGCTAAATTTAAAATGATCTGTTTGATTTCTGCACCAGCATTCCTTGAATCAGCACCTTTTCctaaaatttcctttatttaccTAAGCCAGAGtattgcaaaaaatattttctgttactAAAAGTAAAATACCTGTAAAATATCAGCCCACACAGAGCTTCTACCTACACCATTAGATCCATTCCCAGAAGTAGCAAACAAGATCTGAACCACACCACACATGGGTGTATCAGGAGACCTGTGCatcaaaatttttaatttaatattcacCACAGAAAAGACTTTTATTGCACTTCATTTgaggtaatttttcttttgccctGGGACCTTCAAATTCACAGTATACTCAAACTACCAAAAAACCCAGCACTAATGTATTTAAAGATGTGAAAGTTATTGTGTCCTAGACTGAAAAGACATGACATTCCCTTTGTTTTGCCAAACAAACATTATCAACTTACCGATACTGTGGGTTTCGGGCCCATACTCCTGTTCCCACTGAGGCACCAACAATCACCATTAACTTCCACAGCCATATTGGAGCAAACACAGCCCAGTAACTCCACTGAATTTTGTCATCCAGACGTagagagagcagcacagagaaaagcagcaggcaggcaTAAATAAGGAATTTGCTattgaacaaacaaaaaaaaccagtgagGAATCAAGGCAGGCAACTCCACATTAGCTTTGCAGAGGACAACAAAATAAGTCACAGCTGAAATTTCACTGGGATACTTCCTAAGAGAAAATGTGTCAAGCTtatttacaaagaaatatttcatcacAGATACAGCATAGGTGGTCATCTCTTTTCACTTATAAAACCACTGATTCAAGGAAACacatgaaaagcatttttgtgCAACAAGCTCAGTGAATGGACCGAGATAAAGTTCCCTTTCACAAGGATCCAGTCAGGAGCTGTATTACTAGAGGCTCACAAATATACCAGCTgtacatgttttaaaaaattgtgttcTTTCAAACAAATCAAATGAAGTAGCTTTTGATATTCAAAAGTGGGTTACATAATTTATGAAATTTTATCCACAGATTTTAACTAAAGGTTAAAAGCTACTATGAACTGTAAATTCACGTTCCgttaaaaaaaacaatattatagaaaagaaaaatccaacaGGTTAAACTTTTAGCAAAGTTACCTATTATACACTGAAGTTTTTCACTGGAATATTGAGAATGATgcttaaaaatttgaaatagtTACATTGATACAGTTTATAGCATAGTCAATTTAAGAATGTTCAGAATACTtgagcagtggcacagcaaCTTCTTCTACCACCAAAAATCAGACAAAACAATTACACAGTAGGCAATCTCTTCAAAGGACAGGAAGGGAAAAGTCTCCCACCCATCCACCAGAAGCTCACAGACTGCTTTATAAAAGATACAACTACGTTTCAACACTGCTTCACTGAAGTAATTGTACACATTTTAAAGCATGGATAACCTAAGGAACAGAATAACGCAGCAACAGTCAGGAATACTACTATTTCTCCAACAGCACGACTCAAACTACCCACCTTCACTCATATCAAATAACAAAGCATTCACCAGATCAGGATCACTACAGTGTCTCATCTGCACCCTattgaaaaacagatttattgTGTCAGCATCTCCCCACATGCTTGATGAAACTACCTCAGGATAGGATGATATAATCCAGTCACACTTCATAGCAAGAAAGAGATGTCTCAGTTCCTTGGCTAGTCATCATTTTttgacattaaatattttattaatatgcACTTTCCTTGGTCTCTcaaaaaatacagcagtgaAATACCACTGCTCCCCGGGTGTTCCAGGCACATCAAAACACAGACACCTGCAAAAGTGCAACATTCGGCTTGCTCATTCATCACTCAGCACCCAAATAAGCTGCAAGCGTTGCTCTGCAGTAACAAAACTTTATAAGCTTCTAGGACTTCTGCTCTTACTTTTCCATTACTCTGACCACACGTATTTCAATTGTTAATTTCAGCCTGTGTAACAATGCATTTCCTGGAGCTTTGGTTACCCTTTTGTTTGTCGAAA from Catharus ustulatus isolate bCatUst1 chromosome 14, bCatUst1.pri.v2, whole genome shotgun sequence encodes:
- the TMEM185A gene encoding transmembrane protein 185A encodes the protein MNLRGFFQDFNPSKFLIYACLLLFSVLLSLRLDDKIQWSYWAVFAPIWLWKLMVIVGASVGTGVWARNPQYRAEGETCVEFKAMLIAVGIHLLLLMFEVLVCDRIERGTHFWLLVFMPLFFVSPVSVAACVWGFRHDRSLELEILCSVNILQFIFIALRLDEIIRWPWLVVCVPLWILMSFLCLVVLYYIVWSVLFLRSMDVIAEQRRTHITMAVSWMTIVVPLLTFEILLVHRLDGHNSFSFIPIFVPLWLSLITLMATTFGQKGGNHWWFGIRKDFCQFLLEIFPFLREYGNISYDLHHEDNEETEEMPLPEPPKIAPMFRKKTGVVITQSPGKYVIPPPKLNIDMPD